The Brachyhypopomus gauderio isolate BG-103 chromosome 1, BGAUD_0.2, whole genome shotgun sequence genome includes a window with the following:
- the LOC143523684 gene encoding uncharacterized protein LOC143523684 has translation MSVFKIKEKRLTYQHQEKRTSLHCCVPLCANSSRYNSEISFHRFPADPEVRGQWLIKIRRDNFSPIASTRVCSRHFNTSDFVVTAGGKRKLNRGAVPCLFAWNNFSTPAPRLNVWKRRPRCPSPALAAPDSDSEMDVQIAPDHDYCVTPTTSAAADALANENEALRKRIQELEHRLETLQLQSRFGLHRLAGSDEDIRFYTRFASYKHLQAFWQLVEPAVKTRMVRITSSCAASANVGEPTQQKATKLAPIDELLLFLMHLSVGLPLRDLANRFGIHRTTVSRIIATWTHFLYHLLGSVRLWIPKEEVKAHLPPEFSAFPDTQVVLDCTEIFCQTPSSLVLQSEVFSTYKSHTTFKAMIGIAPHGPITFVSALYAGSLSDREIFKLSGITKLLTADTAIMVDKGFLVDNLVPCKVYRPAFLSKGSQMCREDVQQTQSIARLRVHVERCIRRVKENKLFDKVIPLSVCGSIDQLFSVACFLVNYQNGPLVKAWAGK, from the exons ATgagtgtttttaaaataaaggaGAAAAGATTAACCTACCAGCATCAAGAGAAAAGAACGTCTCTTCATTgctgtgtgcctctgtgtgctAATTCTTCACGGTACAACTCGGAGATTAGCTTCCACAGATTTCCAGCAGATCCAGAAGTGCGAGGTCAGTGGCTTATAAAGATCCGTAGGGACAACTTCAGCCCCATTGCAAGTACTCGTGTCTGTAGCAGGCATTTCAACACGAGTGACTTTGTTGTGACGGCCGGGGGAAAGAGAAAGCTCAACAGAGGAGCGGTGCCTTGTCTTTTTGCCTGGAACAATTTTAGCACACCCGCGCCAAGGCTTAACGTTTGGAAACGCCGACCGAGATGCCCTTCCCCGGCTTTAGCAGCGCCGGACTCCGACTCCGAGATGGACGTGCAGATAGCGCCTGATCACGACTACTGTGTTACTCCAACCACCTCAGCAGCGGCAGATGCTTTAGCAAACGAGAACGAAGCACTGAGGAAAAGAATACAAGAACTGGAACACCGGCTTGAAACGTTACAGCTGCAGTCCCGCTTTGGGCTTCATCGTCTTGCAGGATCAGATGAAGACATTCGTTTTTACACAAG atttgcaTCATACAAGCATCTCCAGGCCTTTTGGCAACTGGTGGAGCCTGCTGTGAAAACCAGGATGGTCCGGATCACCAGTTCCTGTGCTGCCTCTGCCAACGTTGGTGAGCCAACTCAACAAAAAGCAACA AAACTTGCACCGATAGACGAACTACTGCTCTTTCTGATGCACCTGTCTGTGGGCCTACCTCTCAGGGATCTTGCCAACCGCTTTGGTATTCACCGGACCACAGTCAGCAGAATTATTGCAACATGGACACACTTTCTGTACCATCTACTTGGTTCTGTTCGCTTGTGGATTCCAAAAGAAGAAGTGAAGGCTCACTTACCACCCGAATTCTCAGCATTTCCTGACACGCAAGTGGTGCTTGACTGCACAGAAATTTTTTGCCAAACCCCCTCCTCTCTCGTTTTGCAGAGTGAGGTATTTTCCACTTACAAATCTCACACCACATTCAAGGCCATGATTGGCATTGCACCCCACGGTCCCATCACCTTTGTGTCTGCATTATATGCAGGCTCTTTGAGTGACCGGGAAATCTTTAAGCTGTCTGGAATCACCAAACTCCTCACTGCCGACACTGCAAttatggtggacaagggttttcTCGTGGACAACCTTGTTCCTTGCAAGGTCTACCGACCTGCCTTTCTTTCAAAGGGGAGCCAAATGTGTAGAGAGGATGTCCAGCAGACCCAGTCCATTGCCCGCTTGCGAGTTCATGTAGAGAGATGTATCCGAAGGGTTAAAGAAAACAAGCTCTTTGACAAAGTCATACCATTGTCAGTGTGTGGAAGCATTGATCAGTTGTTTAGTGTGGCATGCTTCCTGGTAAACTACCAAAACGGGCCACTGGTGAAAGCGTGGGCAGGCAAATGA